A section of the Sporanaerobacter acetigenes DSM 13106 genome encodes:
- a CDS encoding YerC/YecD family TrpR-related protein translates to MSYNSKIKDEQIDSFFEAILKLENLEECYRFFEDICTVKEIQSIAQRLEVAKMLRMNKTYNEIEAKTGASTATISRISRALNYGADGYNLVLDRLGYPKKEDDEI, encoded by the coding sequence ATGAGTTACAACTCTAAAATAAAAGATGAACAGATAGACTCTTTTTTTGAAGCAATACTTAAACTTGAAAACTTAGAAGAATGTTATCGCTTTTTTGAAGATATATGCACTGTAAAAGAAATACAATCTATTGCCCAAAGACTTGAAGTAGCCAAGATGCTTAGAATGAATAAGACATACAATGAAATTGAAGCTAAAACTGGTGCCAGTACAGCTACTATAAGTAGAATCAGTCGAGCTCTTAATTATGGAGCAGATGGATATAATTTAGTACTAGATAGGCTAGGTTATCCAAAAAAAGAAGATGATGAAATATGA
- a CDS encoding NAD(P)/FAD-dependent oxidoreductase yields the protein MVDYDIVVIGGGPAGLAAAIEAKKEGIENILVIERDKELGGILKQCIHNGFGLHVFKEELTGSQYAERFINELKKMGIEYKLDTMVLDINKDKTISSINGIDGFININAKAIVLAMGCRERPRGAISISGTRPAGIFTAGTAQRFINIEGYQVGKKVVILGSGDIGLIMARRLMLEGAEVEAVVEIMPYSSGLNRNIVQCLHDFDIPLLLNHTVIEIKGKDRIEGVVVAEVDENKNPVIGTERYYECDTLLLSVGLIPENELSTKAEVEIHPVTGGPVVNESMETSVSGIFACGNVVHVHDLVDNVTMESLKAGKYAAKYVKGELKEDDRTIETIPGEGIRYIVPQKIRVENVEDDISLFMRVTGIYKNSKLVVKKNDTVLKEIKKIQLTPGEMEEIILDREMLKCKDIDNLTVYVESEV from the coding sequence TTGGTGGATTATGATATTGTAGTCATTGGAGGAGGGCCAGCTGGACTTGCAGCGGCCATTGAAGCAAAAAAAGAAGGGATAGAAAATATCCTTGTCATAGAAAGAGATAAAGAACTTGGAGGAATACTTAAGCAATGTATTCACAATGGTTTTGGACTTCATGTATTTAAAGAAGAACTTACAGGGTCTCAATATGCAGAACGATTTATAAATGAATTGAAGAAAATGGGAATTGAATATAAATTAGATACTATGGTTTTAGATATAAACAAAGATAAAACTATTAGTTCTATAAATGGAATTGATGGATTTATAAATATAAATGCAAAGGCAATAGTTCTTGCTATGGGCTGTAGAGAAAGACCAAGAGGAGCTATATCGATTTCAGGAACAAGACCAGCAGGAATATTTACAGCTGGTACTGCTCAAAGATTTATAAATATAGAAGGATATCAAGTAGGCAAAAAAGTAGTCATACTTGGTTCAGGAGATATAGGTCTTATCATGGCTAGAAGGCTTATGCTGGAAGGAGCCGAAGTAGAAGCGGTAGTAGAAATAATGCCTTATTCCAGTGGACTAAATAGAAATATTGTACAATGTCTACATGATTTTGATATTCCTCTTTTATTAAACCATACAGTTATAGAGATAAAGGGAAAAGATAGAATAGAAGGGGTTGTAGTTGCAGAAGTTGATGAAAATAAAAATCCTGTAATTGGTACAGAACGCTATTATGAATGTGACACATTGCTTCTTTCAGTAGGACTTATTCCCGAAAATGAACTTTCTACTAAGGCAGAAGTAGAAATTCATCCAGTGACAGGAGGACCAGTAGTCAATGAGTCCATGGAAACTAGTGTCAGTGGAATATTTGCCTGTGGAAATGTAGTTCATGTCCATGATTTAGTAGACAATGTGACTATGGAAAGTTTGAAAGCAGGAAAATATGCTGCAAAATATGTAAAAGGTGAATTAAAAGAAGATGATAGGACAATTGAAACAATTCCTGGAGAAGGAATTAGATATATAGTGCCTCAAAAGATAAGAGTAGAAAATGTAGAAGATGATATAAGTTTATTCATGAGAGTCACAGGTATATATAAAAATTCTAAATTAGTTGTAAAGAAAAATGACACTGTATTAAAAGAAATAAAAAAGATACAATTAACCCCTGGAGAAATGGAAGAGATAATACTAGATAGGGAAATGCTCAAATGTAAAGATATAGACAATTTGACAGTGTATGTGGAAAGCGAGGTGTAG
- a CDS encoding DUF1667 domain-containing protein — translation MEQYEKTCIVCPRGCRLTITKDDTKEWGYIVEGNTCKRGEEYGIKEVTNPTRVLTSTVKLKNSSHKRLPVVTKGSIPKGKMFDCMKVINKVEIEPPIREGDIVIENILNTGVDLISARSIGSVVDFKP, via the coding sequence ATGGAACAATATGAAAAGACATGTATAGTATGTCCAAGGGGATGTAGGCTCACTATAACCAAAGATGATACAAAGGAATGGGGATATATTGTAGAAGGGAATACCTGCAAAAGAGGAGAAGAATATGGAATAAAAGAAGTCACAAATCCTACCAGAGTTTTGACAAGCACTGTAAAATTGAAAAATAGTTCTCATAAGAGACTACCTGTAGTCACCAAAGGAAGCATACCCAAAGGAAAAATGTTTGATTGTATGAAAGTCATAAACAAAGTTGAAATAGAACCTCCTATTAGAGAAGGAGATATCGTCATTGAAAATATTTTAAATACAGGTGTAGACCTTATATCTGCACGAAGCATAGGGAGTGTTGTTGATTTCAAACCTTAG
- a CDS encoding formate--tetrahydrofolate ligase, which translates to MKTDVQIAQEAKMAPIVEVAKKVGLEEDDLELYGKYKAKVSLDVLKRMEDKSNGKLILVTAINPTPAGEGKTTVNIGLSMGLNKIGKTAISALREPSLGPCFGVKGGAAGGGYAQVVPMEDINLHFTGDIHAITTANNLLSALIDNHIHQGNQLNIDPRRITWKRVMDMNDRSLRNIVIGLGGKPNGVPREDGFDITVASEVMAILCLADDLQDLKERIGNIIVAYNYSGEPVYARDLNAAGPLALLLKDAIKPNLVQTLENTPVFIHGGPFANIAHGCNSVLATKMALKLAEYTVTEAGFGADLGAEKFFDIKCRFAGLKPDAAVIVATVRALKNHGGVPKEELNKENLEALKKGFENLEKHIENVQKYGVPAVVAINEFPTDTEAEVEYVKNRCKELGAEAVLTQVWAKGGLGGEELARKVVEVVEGNPSEFIPLYDVNLSVKEKIEKIAKEIYGADGVEFTQKCIKDIKQIEKLGLDKMPICMAKTQYSLSDDPKLLGRPKGFKIEVRQIRISAGAGFLVVLTGDIMTMPGLPKVPAANNMDILSNGEIVGLF; encoded by the coding sequence ATGAAAACTGATGTTCAAATTGCACAAGAAGCTAAAATGGCACCTATTGTAGAAGTAGCTAAAAAAGTAGGGCTAGAAGAAGATGATTTAGAACTGTATGGAAAATATAAAGCTAAGGTTTCCCTTGATGTATTAAAGAGAATGGAAGACAAGTCAAATGGAAAGCTTATATTGGTTACAGCTATAAATCCGACTCCAGCTGGAGAAGGAAAGACTACTGTAAATATTGGTTTAAGTATGGGACTTAACAAGATTGGCAAAACTGCCATATCAGCTCTTAGAGAACCTTCTCTTGGACCATGTTTTGGAGTTAAGGGTGGAGCTGCAGGTGGAGGATATGCTCAAGTAGTACCTATGGAGGATATAAATCTTCATTTTACTGGAGATATTCATGCTATAACTACAGCTAACAATTTACTTTCAGCTCTTATAGACAATCATATTCATCAAGGAAATCAGCTAAATATAGATCCAAGACGTATTACTTGGAAGAGAGTTATGGACATGAACGATAGATCCCTTAGAAATATAGTTATCGGTCTTGGTGGAAAACCAAATGGAGTTCCAAGGGAAGATGGTTTTGATATAACTGTAGCATCAGAAGTTATGGCTATTCTTTGCTTGGCTGATGATCTACAAGATTTAAAGGAAAGAATAGGCAATATCATAGTAGCTTACAATTACAGTGGGGAACCAGTTTATGCAAGAGATTTAAATGCAGCAGGACCATTGGCTCTATTACTTAAAGATGCTATAAAACCAAATTTGGTACAAACTTTGGAAAATACTCCTGTGTTTATTCATGGAGGGCCATTTGCCAATATTGCTCATGGTTGCAATAGTGTATTGGCAACAAAAATGGCTTTGAAATTAGCTGAGTATACAGTTACAGAGGCAGGATTTGGTGCTGACTTGGGAGCAGAAAAATTCTTTGATATCAAATGTAGATTTGCAGGGTTAAAACCAGATGCAGCAGTTATAGTGGCTACAGTTAGAGCTCTTAAAAATCATGGTGGAGTGCCAAAAGAAGAACTAAACAAAGAAAATTTAGAGGCACTTAAAAAAGGTTTTGAAAATCTAGAAAAACATATAGAAAATGTCCAAAAATATGGAGTACCTGCAGTAGTTGCTATAAATGAATTTCCAACAGATACAGAAGCTGAAGTTGAATATGTGAAAAATAGATGTAAGGAATTGGGAGCAGAAGCAGTTCTCACACAAGTTTGGGCAAAAGGTGGCCTAGGTGGAGAGGAGTTAGCTAGAAAAGTAGTTGAAGTTGTTGAAGGCAACCCTTCTGAATTTATACCACTATATGATGTGAATTTGTCTGTAAAAGAAAAAATAGAAAAAATTGCTAAAGAAATATACGGAGCCGATGGAGTAGAATTTACTCAAAAATGTATTAAGGATATAAAACAAATTGAAAAATTGGGATTAGATAAGATGCCTATTTGTATGGCTAAAACTCAGTATTCATTATCAGATGATCCTAAATTACTCGGAAGGCCAAAAGGGTTCAAGATAGAAGTAAGGCAAATTCGAATATCTGCTGGAGCAGGATTTTTAGTAGTTCTTACAGGAGATATAATGACTATGCCAGGGCTTCCAAAAGTACCAGCTGCAAATAATATGGATATTTTGTCAAATGGAGAAATTGTCGGCTTGTTCTAA
- a CDS encoding SLC45 family MFS transporter: protein MGQEKLDYRKTFVLGLGFFSVSIVWPVYNSFVPIMLENYIKSTTLIGAVMTIDNLFAVIFQPIFGALSDKTNTRFGRRMPYLLIGVPLAAIFCSLIPSANSLPMLMTFVILMNFAMSIFRAPTVALMPDVTPSHLRSKANGVINFMGGLAAVIAYGLGGFLYKKGTAYPFYMSSIIMTMALILLYIFIKEPEIVEEKAKVKNKEKDIDKSKSLLFILFAIFFWFTGFNAVETFFSLYGQYELGIDPGKASMILTSFSLSFLIFAIPAGFVGTKLGRKKTILLGIVGALTVFTLLIFVKNISAMIVLLIIGGMFWAFININSYPMVVEMAPKGGVGTYTGYYYFFSSCAAIVSPILFGWIRDMAHSYKPLFIYSCIAFGAALFCMLFVKHGDFTNKNYTEEDLKFMKENI, encoded by the coding sequence GTGGGGCAAGAAAAATTAGACTACAGGAAAACGTTTGTTTTAGGATTGGGATTTTTTTCAGTAAGTATTGTATGGCCAGTTTATAATTCTTTTGTACCTATAATGCTAGAAAATTATATCAAGAGCACTACTCTCATAGGGGCAGTAATGACTATAGACAATTTGTTTGCAGTAATATTTCAACCAATATTTGGAGCATTAAGTGACAAGACCAATACCAGATTTGGTAGGAGAATGCCATATTTATTGATTGGAGTACCTTTGGCAGCAATTTTTTGTTCTCTTATACCTAGTGCTAATAGTTTACCTATGCTCATGACTTTTGTTATACTTATGAATTTTGCAATGAGTATATTTAGAGCTCCAACAGTAGCACTTATGCCTGATGTAACACCTAGTCATCTTAGGAGCAAAGCCAATGGAGTTATAAATTTCATGGGAGGTTTGGCTGCTGTTATAGCTTATGGATTGGGAGGATTTCTATATAAAAAAGGAACTGCTTATCCTTTCTACATGTCTTCCATAATCATGACAATGGCACTTATATTATTATATATTTTCATAAAAGAGCCTGAAATAGTAGAAGAAAAAGCAAAGGTCAAAAATAAAGAAAAAGATATAGATAAAAGTAAAAGTTTACTTTTCATATTGTTTGCAATATTTTTCTGGTTTACAGGTTTCAATGCTGTAGAAACTTTCTTTTCACTATATGGTCAATATGAATTGGGTATTGATCCAGGAAAAGCTTCTATGATATTAACTTCTTTTTCCCTTTCATTTTTGATTTTTGCCATACCTGCTGGATTTGTAGGGACGAAATTGGGAAGAAAGAAGACCATATTGTTAGGTATTGTAGGAGCATTAACAGTATTTACTTTATTGATATTTGTAAAGAATATTTCTGCTATGATTGTTCTCTTAATTATTGGAGGAATGTTCTGGGCTTTTATAAATATAAATTCTTATCCAATGGTAGTAGAAATGGCCCCAAAAGGTGGAGTTGGAACTTATACGGGTTATTATTACTTTTTCTCATCTTGTGCTGCAATTGTAAGCCCTATATTATTTGGTTGGATAAGAGATATGGCTCATAGCTATAAGCCATTGTTTATCTATTCATGTATTGCCTTTGGAGCAGCACTTTTCTGCATGTTGTTTGTCAAACATGGGGATTTTACAAATAAAAATTATACAGAAGAAGATTTAAAATTTATGAAAGAAAATATATAG
- a CDS encoding glycerol-3-phosphate responsive antiterminator has translation MGDSFYSRIAQNPIIAAVNDLNNLNSALNSPCENIFLLTGNIFNLEDIVYKIKSHEKGVYVHLDLVDGISKDNWGLEYIVKNVKPDGIITTKSNLIKLAKELDILTIQRLFILDSLSLDTGIRSIKSTKPDAVEILPGIMPKIVKKIFKETNIPIITGGLIMDKEDVIQSLNSGAIAISTSNEKVWYM, from the coding sequence ATGGGAGATAGCTTTTATTCTAGAATAGCACAAAACCCTATTATAGCAGCGGTAAATGATTTAAATAATTTAAATAGTGCATTAAATTCGCCTTGTGAAAATATATTTCTATTAACGGGAAATATATTTAATCTAGAAGACATAGTGTATAAAATCAAATCTCACGAAAAGGGGGTCTATGTCCATCTAGATTTAGTAGATGGTATTTCTAAAGACAATTGGGGACTGGAGTATATAGTCAAAAATGTGAAGCCAGATGGAATTATTACTACAAAAAGCAATTTAATTAAACTTGCCAAAGAACTGGATATTTTAACAATACAAAGATTATTTATACTGGATTCTCTGTCTCTAGACACAGGAATAAGGTCTATAAAAAGTACAAAGCCAGATGCTGTGGAGATATTGCCTGGAATAATGCCTAAAATAGTGAAGAAGATTTTTAAAGAAACAAATATACCTATAATCACTGGTGGACTCATAATGGATAAAGAGGATGTGATTCAAAGTTTAAATTCAGGAGCTATAGCTATATCTACAAGCAATGAAAAAGTATGGTATATGTGA
- a CDS encoding NAD(P)/FAD-dependent oxidoreductase yields the protein MYDVAIIGAGIVGTFIARELSRYDLEIVLIERENDISNGCTKANTGIVHAGYDAKPGTNMAKFNVKGNPMFDKVCEELDVPFKRIGSLVLGFDEEDERTIDELYERGQKNGVPQLKILNKEEIEKLEPNIGKKVTKALYAPTAGIISPWELAIALAENAVDNGVELLLNNEVLNISKVEEGYLIETTEKKLNAKYIINCGGVYGDKINSMVSNEKFDIIPKNGQYFVLDKSVGDMVNTVIFQCPKSYGKGVVVTPTVHGNLMIGPDNEIAESKESKETSKDRLNEIKKVAQKSVEGIPFGKNITNFTGIRNEPSTEDFIIGEAIDAKGFINVAGIKSPGLTSSPAIAEYVVELLKEISGGLKEKENFNSKRRKVIRFNELSDEEKNELIKKDPRYGRIICRCESITEGEIVDCIHRNAGATTVDGVKKRTRPGTGRCQGGFCSPRVMEILARELNKDMTEIVKDGVDSYILIGQTKEV from the coding sequence ATGTATGATGTAGCAATAATAGGGGCGGGAATTGTTGGGACTTTTATAGCCAGAGAATTGTCAAGATATGATTTAGAAATTGTGCTTATAGAAAGAGAAAACGATATATCAAATGGTTGTACAAAAGCAAATACTGGCATAGTTCATGCTGGCTATGATGCAAAACCTGGGACCAATATGGCTAAATTCAATGTGAAGGGCAATCCTATGTTTGACAAAGTCTGTGAGGAATTGGATGTGCCCTTCAAGAGAATAGGTTCATTGGTACTTGGTTTTGATGAGGAAGATGAGAGAACTATAGATGAATTGTATGAAAGAGGACAAAAAAATGGTGTGCCTCAATTAAAAATATTAAATAAAGAAGAAATAGAAAAATTAGAGCCCAATATCGGCAAAAAAGTGACAAAAGCTCTTTATGCACCTACAGCAGGTATTATAAGTCCTTGGGAATTGGCCATAGCTCTTGCAGAAAATGCAGTTGATAATGGAGTTGAATTGCTTTTAAACAACGAAGTGTTGAATATATCTAAAGTAGAAGAAGGATATCTTATAGAAACTACAGAAAAGAAGCTTAATGCAAAGTATATTATAAACTGTGGAGGAGTATATGGAGATAAGATAAATAGCATGGTATCTAATGAGAAATTTGATATAATACCTAAAAATGGTCAATACTTTGTCCTTGATAAAAGTGTAGGAGACATGGTTAACACGGTGATTTTTCAATGTCCAAAGTCTTATGGAAAAGGAGTAGTAGTCACTCCTACTGTTCATGGGAATTTGATGATTGGTCCGGACAATGAAATAGCAGAATCAAAAGAATCAAAAGAAACTTCAAAAGATAGATTAAATGAGATAAAGAAAGTTGCACAAAAGAGCGTAGAGGGAATACCTTTTGGCAAGAATATCACCAATTTCACTGGAATTAGAAACGAACCTAGTACAGAAGATTTCATAATTGGGGAAGCAATAGACGCTAAGGGATTCATAAATGTAGCAGGAATAAAATCTCCAGGACTTACGTCTTCACCAGCTATTGCAGAGTATGTAGTAGAACTTTTAAAAGAGATATCAGGAGGATTAAAAGAAAAAGAGAATTTCAACTCTAAAAGGAGAAAAGTCATAAGATTTAATGAGTTAAGTGATGAAGAAAAAAATGAGTTGATAAAAAAAGATCCAAGGTATGGAAGAATTATCTGTAGATGTGAAAGTATAACTGAGGGTGAAATAGTAGATTGTATCCATAGAAATGCAGGAGCTACTACTGTAGATGGAGTCAAGAAAAGAACTAGACCGGGTACAGGAAGATGCCAAGGTGGATTTTGTTCTCCAAGAGTCATGGAAATATTAGCAAGAGAATTAAATAAAGATATGACTGAAATAGTTAAAGATGGAGTGGATTCATATATTTTAATCGGACAAACAAAGGAAGTTTAA
- a CDS encoding UvrD-helicase domain-containing protein: MNFLEGLNDKQREAVLHTEGPLLILAGAGSGKTRVLTHKIAYMIEEKGVFPGNILAITFTNKAANEMKERVRSLVGDKIDDIWIGTFHSICARILRRDIDKIGYNRSFVIYDTDDQKTVIKECIKEKNLNTETFKEKSILSTISSLKDTMVKPDSYINENYGDYYKRNIGELYALYEEKLKKNNALDFDDLILKAVELLSKKPEILEYYQKKFRYIYVDEYQDTNGTQYELVHLLSQRYKNLCVVGDDDQCVVEGSKIATVNGDISVEELKECNKIYSAAGKGEILEGTIEKIMKKRYEGPVIKIKTKSGKIIKTTPNHIMFGKLNPEPGVYYVYLMYRLDKGYRIGMTQGVRSRDKEIVNGLMVRLNQEHGDKAWIIRTCKSKQEAVFYEQLFSLKYQIPTCCYHAVGRNLTMDQKHIDRLFEGIDTRNNVVKLMDDLLLFEEYPHHRANAIIRGQSIRRIVNLSFFSGKKSGIESGWYSHKICFNTSGENLKERFIDSGFPTRNGNRETWRVETERVGYDEAVDYVKKIEALDANIEVVKRARLTEDNYFNYIPASHIRPNMSIPVYENGKIVEDIVSETSVEEYSGFVYDISVPNFRQYVCEDIVVHNSIYGWRGADIGNILNFERDFPNTKIIKLEQNYRSTKNILNVANSVIRNNNERKDKALWTTNKEGNPIGINMTFDEREESSLVAEKIMELTDEGKCRYRDFAILYRTNAQSRNFEEVFMRRNIPYRIVGGLKFYDRKEVKDIIAYLRLIQNPLDDVSLKRIINVPKRGIGNVTLEKVAKHAQGKGESLYSTLLDIEDVQGLSQRAMNNLKKFTDMINKYIAMSQVMGLKDFIEEVVYGTGYIKELEEENSVESTSRIENLKEFISVAVDFEMQNVDGNLEDFLANVSLLSDTDKTADVNEAVTMMTVHSAKGLEFPVVFLVGMEEGLFPIARAIDSESELEEERRLCYVAITRAEEQLFISYANMRTIYGSTTYSVPSRFLKEIPLEYVETNDKNKEMTKKDVIVKEFTRRDTKAPDLKDNKDEVKVGSKVRHKLWGVGTVVQLKDKGMDTEVVVAFEDKGLKKLLLSIAPIEVI, encoded by the coding sequence ATGAATTTTTTGGAAGGTTTAAATGACAAACAGAGGGAAGCGGTTTTACATACAGAAGGGCCACTACTTATATTGGCTGGAGCAGGTAGTGGAAAGACCAGGGTACTTACTCACAAAATAGCCTATATGATTGAAGAAAAGGGAGTTTTCCCGGGAAATATTTTGGCCATAACTTTTACAAATAAAGCTGCCAATGAAATGAAAGAGAGAGTTAGAAGTCTTGTTGGAGACAAGATAGATGATATATGGATAGGGACTTTTCACTCTATATGTGCGAGGATTTTAAGACGAGATATTGATAAGATAGGATACAATAGAAGTTTTGTCATATATGATACTGATGATCAAAAAACTGTCATAAAAGAGTGTATAAAAGAAAAAAATCTCAATACTGAAACATTTAAAGAAAAGTCTATATTGAGTACTATAAGTTCATTAAAAGATACTATGGTCAAACCAGATTCTTATATAAATGAAAATTATGGAGATTATTATAAAAGAAATATAGGAGAATTATATGCTCTATATGAGGAAAAACTCAAGAAGAACAATGCACTGGATTTTGATGATTTGATTTTGAAAGCTGTTGAATTACTAAGCAAAAAGCCTGAGATACTTGAATATTATCAAAAGAAATTCAGATATATTTATGTAGATGAGTACCAAGATACAAATGGCACTCAATATGAACTTGTTCATTTACTTTCTCAAAGGTACAAGAATTTATGTGTTGTGGGGGATGATGATCAGTGTGTCGTTGAAGGTTCTAAAATTGCTACAGTAAATGGAGATATCTCTGTGGAAGAGTTAAAAGAATGCAATAAAATTTATTCAGCTGCTGGCAAGGGAGAAATTTTAGAAGGAACTATTGAGAAAATAATGAAGAAAAGGTATGAAGGGCCTGTAATAAAGATAAAAACTAAATCAGGAAAGATAATTAAAACTACCCCAAATCACATAATGTTTGGCAAACTTAATCCAGAACCAGGTGTTTACTATGTTTATTTGATGTATAGACTAGATAAAGGATATAGAATAGGTATGACTCAAGGAGTAAGGTCAAGGGACAAGGAGATAGTAAATGGACTTATGGTTAGATTAAATCAGGAACATGGAGATAAAGCCTGGATTATAAGAACATGTAAAAGCAAACAAGAAGCAGTATTTTATGAACAATTATTTTCTTTAAAGTATCAAATACCCACTTGTTGTTATCACGCAGTAGGTAGAAATTTAACTATGGATCAAAAGCATATAGATAGATTATTTGAGGGAATAGATACAAGGAATAATGTAGTAAAACTAATGGATGATTTGCTGCTGTTTGAAGAATATCCACATCATAGAGCAAATGCTATCATTAGGGGGCAGTCTATAAGACGAATTGTCAATTTAAGTTTTTTTAGTGGGAAAAAAAGTGGTATAGAATCAGGATGGTATAGCCATAAAATTTGTTTTAATACAAGTGGTGAAAATTTAAAAGAAAGGTTCATAGATTCAGGCTTTCCTACGAGAAATGGAAATAGGGAAACTTGGAGGGTAGAGACGGAAAGAGTAGGATATGATGAGGCAGTGGATTATGTAAAGAAAATTGAGGCCTTAGATGCAAATATAGAAGTTGTAAAAAGAGCTAGATTAACTGAAGATAATTATTTTAATTATATTCCTGCTTCTCATATAAGACCCAATATGAGTATTCCAGTATATGAAAATGGGAAAATAGTTGAAGATATAGTAAGTGAAACTTCGGTTGAAGAATATAGTGGATTTGTATATGATATTTCAGTTCCTAATTTTAGACAATATGTTTGTGAAGATATTGTAGTCCATAATTCGATTTACGGATGGAGAGGGGCAGATATAGGGAATATCTTGAATTTTGAGAGGGATTTTCCCAATACGAAAATAATTAAATTAGAACAAAATTATCGTTCTACTAAAAACATATTGAATGTAGCTAATTCTGTCATTAGAAACAACAATGAAAGAAAAGACAAGGCTCTTTGGACAACTAATAAGGAAGGAAATCCTATAGGTATAAATATGACTTTTGATGAACGTGAAGAAAGTAGTCTTGTAGCTGAAAAAATAATGGAATTGACAGATGAGGGGAAATGCAGGTATAGGGATTTTGCTATACTATATAGGACAAATGCTCAATCTAGAAATTTTGAGGAAGTTTTCATGAGAAGAAATATACCCTATAGAATTGTAGGGGGACTTAAGTTCTATGATAGAAAAGAAGTAAAGGATATCATTGCATATTTGAGACTTATTCAAAATCCATTGGATGATGTTTCTCTAAAGAGAATCATAAATGTTCCTAAAAGAGGAATAGGAAATGTGACATTGGAAAAGGTAGCGAAACATGCTCAAGGAAAAGGAGAAAGCCTTTATAGCACTCTTTTAGATATAGAAGATGTACAAGGTCTTTCACAAAGAGCAATGAACAATTTAAAAAAATTTACGGATATGATAAATAAATATATTGCTATGAGTCAAGTTATGGGCTTAAAGGATTTTATAGAGGAAGTAGTATATGGAACTGGATATATTAAAGAGCTGGAAGAAGAGAATAGCGTTGAATCTACCAGCAGAATAGAGAACTTGAAGGAATTTATTTCTGTTGCAGTAGATTTTGAGATGCAAAATGTAGATGGAAATTTGGAAGATTTCTTGGCCAATGTCTCCCTTCTTTCTGATACAGACAAGACAGCTGATGTAAATGAAGCTGTGACAATGATGACTGTCCACAGTGCCAAAGGATTAGAGTTTCCAGTAGTATTTTTGGTGGGTATGGAAGAAGGACTATTTCCTATTGCCAGAGCTATTGACAGTGAAAGTGAATTGGAAGAAGAAAGAAGACTATGCTATGTAGCTATAACAAGGGCTGAGGAGCAATTGTTTATTTCCTATGCAAATATGCGAACCATATATGGAAGTACTACTTATTCTGTACCTTCTAGATTTTTAAAAGAAATACCTTTGGAATATGTAGAGACTAATGACAAAAATAAAGAAATGACTAAAAAAGATGTAATTGTGAAAGAATTTACAAGAAGAGATACAAAGGCTCCTGATTTAAAAGACAACAAAGACGAGGTAAAAGTTGGGTCAAAAGTTAGACACAAATTGTGGGGAGTAGGTACGGTAGTTCAATTAAAAGACAAAGGGATGGATACAGAAGTAGTTGTTGCTTTTGAAGACAAAGGGTTAAAGAAGTTGCTACTTTCTATTGCTCCCATAGAAGTTATTTAA